From a single Populus nigra chromosome 18, ddPopNigr1.1, whole genome shotgun sequence genomic region:
- the LOC133678503 gene encoding zinc finger CCCH domain-containing protein 67 isoform X1: protein MDQQIESPIPIIHKEIPQLGFQSFSSSPRFPSTPSDPDQTALDDDNHLHQELQNQLDLKEESLNSNDSHEEEEEEEEFKSDKKIEFFYESIEKVGDGGDDLENKNERSNDIENNNSSGYHQYPVRPEAEDCAFYMKTGTCKFGANCKFNHPLRRKNQTVKEKTKEREEATEKPSLIECKYYLKTGGCKYGTACRFNHSRAKYSVPPVKIPMSPASELNFLGLPIRLGEKECEYFMRNGSCKFGANCKYNHPDPTAVGGSDRPSTFLNGGSASLPVPSSSSVGSWSSPRALNDPTSFVPIMFSPNQGVPPQSPDWNGYQAPLYPPERSLHPPLSYALINIATESNVYAPQQQQIVVDEFPERPGQPQCSFYMKFGDCKFKSNCKYHHPKNRISNSPPLTLSDKGLPLRPDQNICSHYSRYGICKFGPSCKFDHSIQPASSIGSSDDQNTAFGNSVTQEAARMAESGNGSDTAVE from the exons ATGGACCAACAAATTGAATCACCTATCCCAATAATTCATAAAGAAATCCCTCAGCTGGGGTTTCAAtctttctcttcctctccccGATTCCCCTCTACGCCGTCTGATCCTGATCAAACGGCCCTGGATGACGATAACCATCTTCATCAAGAGCTACAGAACCAGCTTGACTTGAAAGAAGAGTCTCTAAATTCGAATGATTctcatgaagaagaagaagaggaggaggaattCAAGAGTgataaaaagattgaatttttttatgagagcATTGAGAAGGTAGGTGATGGTGGTGATGATTTAGAGAACAAGAATGAGAGAAGTAACGACATTGAGAATAATAACAGCAGTGGGTATCATCAGTATCCTGTGAGACCTGAAGCAGAGGATTGCGCCTTTTATATGAAGACTGGGACTTGCAAATTTGGAGCTAATTGCAAGTTTAATCATCCTCTCAGAAGGAAAAATCAG ACTGTCAAGGAGAAGACAAAGGAAAGGGAAGAAGCAACAGAGAAGCCCAGCCTGATTGAATGCAAG TACTACTTGAAGACAGGAGGCTGTAAGTATGGAACAGCTTGTAGGTTCAACCACTCGAGAGCAAAATATTCAGTGCCCCCAGTGAAAATTCCAATGTCACCAGCTTCAGAGCTCAATTTTCTGGGTCTTCCAATCCGACTG GGAGAGAAAGAGTGTGAGTATTTCATGCGTAATGGCTCCTGCAAGTTTGGAGCTAACTGCAAGTATAATCATCCAGATCCTACAGCTGTGGGAGGAAGTGACCGTCCTTCAACATTTCTTAATGGTGGATCTGCTTCTCTACCAGTTCCATCATCATCAAGTGTAGGTTCTTGGTCTTCACCGAGGGCATTAAATGATCCTACATCCTTTGTCCCAATTATGTTTTCACCAAATCAAGGAGTTCCTCCTCAAAGTCCAGATTGGAATGGATATCAG GCTCCTCTATACCCTCCAGAAAGAAGTCTGCATCCACCTCTGTCATATGCCTTAATCAACATTGCAACTGAAAGCAATGTCTATGCACCTCAGCAACAGCAAATAGTAGTTGATGAATTCCCAGAACGACCTGGTCAACCGCAGTGCAGTTTTTACATGAAATTTGGGGACTGTAAGTTCAAATCCAACTGCAAATATCATCATCCAAAGAATCGGATCTCAAATTCACCCCCACTAACTCTAAGTGACAAGGGCCTGCCACTGAGACCT GATCAAAATATCTGCTCTCACTACAGCCGCTATGGTATTTGCAAGTTTGGGCCTTCCTGTAAATTTGACCATTCAATACAACCAGCTTCTTCAATAGGATCTAGTGATGATCAGAACACTGCTTTTGGCAACTCTGTGACCCAGGAAGCGGCTAGAATGGCTGAAAGCGGAAATGGAAGTGATACAGCGGTTGAGTAG
- the LOC133678503 gene encoding zinc finger CCCH domain-containing protein 67 isoform X2, translating to MSPASELNFLGLPIRLGEKECEYFMRNGSCKFGANCKYNHPDPTAVGGSDRPSTFLNGGSASLPVPSSSSVGSWSSPRALNDPTSFVPIMFSPNQGVPPQSPDWNGYQAPLYPPERSLHPPLSYALINIATESNVYAPQQQQIVVDEFPERPGQPQCSFYMKFGDCKFKSNCKYHHPKNRISNSPPLTLSDKGLPLRPDQNICSHYSRYGICKFGPSCKFDHSIQPASSIGSSDDQNTAFGNSVTQEAARMAESGNGSDTAVE from the exons ATGTCACCAGCTTCAGAGCTCAATTTTCTGGGTCTTCCAATCCGACTG GGAGAGAAAGAGTGTGAGTATTTCATGCGTAATGGCTCCTGCAAGTTTGGAGCTAACTGCAAGTATAATCATCCAGATCCTACAGCTGTGGGAGGAAGTGACCGTCCTTCAACATTTCTTAATGGTGGATCTGCTTCTCTACCAGTTCCATCATCATCAAGTGTAGGTTCTTGGTCTTCACCGAGGGCATTAAATGATCCTACATCCTTTGTCCCAATTATGTTTTCACCAAATCAAGGAGTTCCTCCTCAAAGTCCAGATTGGAATGGATATCAG GCTCCTCTATACCCTCCAGAAAGAAGTCTGCATCCACCTCTGTCATATGCCTTAATCAACATTGCAACTGAAAGCAATGTCTATGCACCTCAGCAACAGCAAATAGTAGTTGATGAATTCCCAGAACGACCTGGTCAACCGCAGTGCAGTTTTTACATGAAATTTGGGGACTGTAAGTTCAAATCCAACTGCAAATATCATCATCCAAAGAATCGGATCTCAAATTCACCCCCACTAACTCTAAGTGACAAGGGCCTGCCACTGAGACCT GATCAAAATATCTGCTCTCACTACAGCCGCTATGGTATTTGCAAGTTTGGGCCTTCCTGTAAATTTGACCATTCAATACAACCAGCTTCTTCAATAGGATCTAGTGATGATCAGAACACTGCTTTTGGCAACTCTGTGACCCAGGAAGCGGCTAGAATGGCTGAAAGCGGAAATGGAAGTGATACAGCGGTTGAGTAG